The genomic interval TCCCGCCTCCACGGATTTTTTTCGGAAGGCCTTGCCTGACTTGAAGTTGCAGGTGATTCCGATCTGATAGCTGCGGGCGCACCACGGCTGCCGCGTGATGACCCGGCGCACGAATCCGTCGCCCTGCGCCGTGATCTCCTGCCCCTCGTCGAGCAGGCTGCGCGCCGAGAACGAGAGCGTGAACCGCCTGCCGAAACGCTTCTTTACCTCTGCGTTGAGGAACTGCATCGGCTCGACTGTCGCATTGCCGAATGTCATGCGGCTTTGGTAGCGGTAGGAGAGGTCCACATAGAAGTTCGCCGGCAGTTCGATCGTCGCCGAGACATTGGCCAGCAGGATATGCTGGAAGGTCTCGGGGGCATGCTGTTCGACACGCTGGCCGCGCCGCATATAGTTGGCTCCCATGTTGATCTGTAACCATTCGGTCGGTTGTATGGGCAGGTTTGCCGCCGCATACCACGTCTTCGTGTCGTCGTAATTGACCCAGAGGATGCCGAGCATGTCCGGATTGTCCGCATCGGCCGCGGTGGTCTGGTTGATTTCGTCCCGCTGGAGGATGACGCCGCCCGTGAGCGTGTATTTGTGCGCCAGCACCAGCGTCAGGCTCACGTCCTGCTTGTAGGCGGGGTCGAGCAGCGGGTTTCCGGTCTGGTAGGTGTAGTCCGAAATCTGCATCCGCTGGGGTGTGAGCGTCCAGAACCGCGGCCGTTCGATCGTGCGGGCGTATTGGGCGACGAGCGAATAGGCGCCGTCCTCCGAGAGACGGCAGGAGAGGTTCGCGTTCGGGAAGAGCGAGAAGTAATCTTGCCCGACGTCGCCGCGTCCGTAGGTGTGGGTATATTCTCCGCGCAGGCCGGCCACCGCGCTCCAGCGGCCCAGTGAAGCCGTCACGACGCCGTACGCCGCTGCGATATGTTCCGTGTAGTTGATTTCGAAGCTCTGCGCCTCGTTGCGCGTCCATGCCTCTCCGCGGAGGTATTCGTAACGGGCGTCGTTGCGCATTTCGTTACGCGTGTATTTGATCCCGGTCCTGAGTCTCCAGCGCTTCGAGAAACGCTTGTCGAGTGCGAGCGTCAGCGCCGCCACGTCGTAGCTGCTGCGCGTGCGGTCGCGGTAGAGCGAATCGACGGCCGGAGCGGGCGCGGGCGGGGCGATACGGCTGCGGTTATCGTTGCGGAGCGACGTGTTGCGGTGTGCGTAGTCGCCCAGCACCTTGAAGGTCGAACCCAGCGTGTCGATCTTCCGGACGTAGTTGAACGTCCCCTCGTAGCCGTTTGCGGCGTTCCCGCCCGCATAGCGGCTCGCGGTGTTCGTCACGCTTCCGGACGTCATGTCCGTCGAGGTTCCGGTCGTCGTCTGCGTGTTGAGGTGCAGGTACGAGAATTCGGCTCCGAGGCTGTTCCTTCCGTCGAACTCGTAAACGGCCCCCAGTGTCGCGCCGCCGTTGTAGTCGTCGTCGTTCATCGACGATGCGGCGCTCAGCCGTTTCCGCCCTGCGGTGTAGGAGGTCTCCTCCTGGCTGTCCATTTCCGATGAGCCGAGCTGTCCCCAGGCCGAGACGTTGAGGTCGAGCCGTCCGCTGTGGATCGAGACGTTGCCCCCGGGGCCGTAGCGATGTATCAGTCCGCTCTGTTCCGTGCGCAGCGAGAGCGAGCCCTGCAAGCCGTCCTCGCGCCGTTTGCGGAGCGTGATGAGGACGATGCCGCCCGCCGCGTCGGCGTCGTGGTCCGCGCCGGCCGTGGGGACGATCTCGATCCGCTGGATTTCCTCGGCGCGCAGCGATCGGAGGTAGGCCATGAGCTGCGCGGGTTCCATGCGCAGCTCGCGGTCGTTCACGAACACCTTCGTGCCGCCCTTGCCGTTGATCGAGATTTTCTCGCCGTCCATCCATACGCCGGGAGCGCGTTCGAGCAGCTCCGCGCCGTCGCGCCCTGCCGCCGCCGGCGCATTGGCCACGTCCACCACGAAGCGGTCGGCCTCGCGCCGGACGATCCGGGCCTTCACCACGACCCCTTCGATCTGCGTGGCCGAGCTGCGCAGTACGAAGTCCCCCAGGTCGCTCTCCGCCGCCACATGCACCTGCCGCGTCAGCGGGTCGTAGCCCAGGTATTGAATCCGGAGCGTGTAGTCTCCCGCAGGGGCTTTCAGCGTGAAGCGCCCCTCGGCGTCGGTGGCTGTTCCCGTCACCTGCGCCGAATCCCGGAGCAGGACGACCGTGGCGTATTCCACGGCTCCGCCCCGTTCGTCCATCACGCGTCCTTTCGAGGGGCATAGACGTGCCGCGGAGAGCTCTCCGGCGACGAAAACCAGCATGACGATCAGGGTAATCAGTTTTTTCATAATATTATGTGTTTAATTGTAGTGTGTCTCGATCTCTATATTGCTCTGCAAATATATATAAAAATAATAATAGTTTGCAATACATAGTACTAAGAAAATATCGGAAAAAATATTCCTTCTTCCGGTCCGGACCGCATATTTCGCTGTGTCATGGGCGGTTGGTTTCTTCTTGTCCGCCCCGGCATTCCGGGAACCCTGCCGAATCCCTGCCGGACCTCCGCCCGGTGCGCGATGGGACGGATCCGCAGGTGCGTTCCCGGATTGCGGACGCCGACCGTTGCCGATTTATGAAACGGCAGGGCGGCGGAGTTAGGAATCCCGGAAAAAATCGCTATCTTTGCTGCTTGGATTGATTAATATGGTGTATCGGCTCCCGGCGCCTCCGAAAGCCGCGCCGTGCGGAGCGTTCCTTTCCGAACCGAGATTATGCTGAGTGCCCTCTATTACCTGTTTTTGGTGCTGTTGTGCACCTTTTTCATGTTGCTTTCGGCCGTCGCGCTGGTGGTCTGTTGGCCGTTCGACCGCGCGCGCCGTGTCGTGCATTTCCTCTCGCGCGTGCTGGTGCGGATTTTCTTCGCCGTGCCTCCCTTCTGGCGGCAGCGGGTCGAGGGGCTCGGGCGGATCGACCGCCGCCGGCCCTACGTCATCGTCGTGAACCACAATACGGTGATCGACATTCCGGCGCTTTACTACCTGCCGCTCAATTTCCGCTGGGTCTCCAAGCGCGAGGTCTATAAGGTCCCCTTCTTCGGGCAGTTCCTCTTCCTGCACGGCGACATCTGCATCGACCGCGGCCGTGCCGCGGAGGCGATGGAGCAGTTGCTCCGCGAGGGCCGCATGTGGATCGCCCGCGGAGCCTCCGTGGCCGTCTTCCCCGAGGGCACGCGTTCGAAGGACGGCGAGATTCACCGCTTCAAGGCCGGGGCCTTCACGCTGGCGAAGGAGACCGGTGCGGACATCCTTCCCGTGGTGCTCGACGGCACGAAGAGCCTGATCGGTCCGAAGGGCCTCTTCGACTGGCGCAACCGCATCACGATCCGCGTGCTGCCGCCCGTGCCGGCCGGCGAGGTGGCCTCGGCGGATACGCACGAGCTGATGCGGCGCGTGCACGACGACATGTGTGCCGCGCTGGCCGACATCCGCAACAACCGTTAGACTATGGCAGATTTACTCAATACGAATCCCAACGACACCTACGGCGACGACGCCATCGTGACCCTCTCGCCGCGGGAGCATATCCGGCTGCGTCCGGGCATGTATATCGGCAAGCTGGGCGACGGCTCGCAGGCCGACGACGGCATCTACGTGCTCATCAAGGAGGTGGTCGATAACTCGGTGGACGAATTTATCATGGGAGCCGGCCACCGGGTCGAGATCACCGTCGAGCAGAACGTCGTGACGGTGCGCGATTACGGCCGCGGCATTCCTCTCAAGTCGCTCGCGGCGGCCGTCTCGGAGATGAACACCGGCGGCAAGTACGGCGGCTCGGCCTTCAAGAAGACCGTGGGCCTGAACGGCGTGGGCGTCAAGGCCGTCAATATGCTCTCGAGCGAGTTTACGGCCCGCTCGGTCCGCGACGGCGAGGCCCGCACGGTGACCTTCGCCAAGGGACTGGAGCAGAGCGACCGCTGGGAGTCGGGCGTCGCGGAGAAGAACGGCACGCTGATTTCGTTCCGTGTGGACGAGGAGGTTTTCGGGCAGTACGCCTACAACCTCGAATACGTCGAGCAGATGGTGAAGAACTACACCTACCTGAACCTCGGGCTGACGTTCTGTCTCAACGGGCGGAACTATGTCTCGAAGAACGGCCTGCTGGACCTGCTGGGCGAGAATCTGACCGAGGAGCCGCTCTATGCGCCGATCCACCTCTCGGGCGACGACATCGAGGTGGCGATCACCCACGGCACGGGCTACGGCGAGAGTTATTTCTCGTTCGTGAACGGGCAGTACACCTCGCAGGGCGGCACGCACCAGGCGGCCTTCCGCGAGGCCATCGCCAAGACCGTCAAGGAGTTCTTCCACAAGGACTACGACCCGTCGGACATCCGCACGTCGGTCATCGCCGCCATTTCGGTCAAGGTCACCGACCCGGTCTTCGAGTCGCAGACCAAGATCAAGCTCGGCTCGAAGGAGATCGAACCGGGCGTCTCGATGCGCAACTTCGTCATGGACTTCCTCGGCAAGCACCTCGACGACTACCTGCACAAGCATCCCGAAACGGCCCAGACGTTGCAGAAGAAGATCGTCGAGAACGAGAAGGAGCGCAAGGCCATCTCGGGCATTCAGAAGAAGGCCCGCGAGACGGCCAAGAAGGTGTCGCTCAACAACCGCAAGCTGCGCGACTGCAAGATTCACTTCACCGACCGCAGCGAGCTGGCCGAACAGTCGATGATCTTCATCACGGAGGGCGACTCGGCCTCGGGGTCGATCACCGCCTCGCGCGACGTGCGCACGCAGGCCGTCTTCTCGCTGCGCGGCAAGCCGCTCAACTGCTACGGGCTCACGAAGAAGGTGGTTTACGAGAACGAGGAGTTCAACCTCCTGCAGGCGGCGCTCAACATCGAGGAGGATATGGAGAACCTGCGTTACAACAAGGTCATCATCGCCACCGACGCCGACGTGGACGGCATGCACATCCGTCTGTTGCTTACCTCGTTTTTCCTGCAGTTCTTCCCCGACGTGATCCGCACGGGCCACCTCTACATCCTCCAGACGCCGCTGTTCCGCGTCCGCAACCGGAAGAAGACCTTCTACTGCTACTCCGACGAGGAACGTCAGCGGGCCATCGCCGAGTGCGGCGCCGGCGTGGAGATCACCCGTTTCAAAGGTCTGGGCGAGATCTCCTCCGTGGAGTTCAAGGAGTTCATCGGCGAGAACATGCGCCTCGACCGGGTGCGTCTGACGAAGGATGACCCGATCCACGACCTGCTGGAGTTCTACATGGGCAAGAACACCTTCGAGCGGCAGGGCTTCATCATCGACAACCTGCGCATCGAGGAGGACCTCGTCGAGCAGGATCTGAAAATCAGCTGACGACTATGGCAGAAAACGACAAAGATACACGCAGCCCGCTCTCCGGCGATGCGCCCGACATGCCCGGCACGCCCGGCGCCGACATGCCCGCCGGAACATTCGCCGCTTCCGGAACACCCGCCGCTCCGGGGAAGGGTTCGGAGCTTTCCGGCGATTCCGCCGCACCGGCATCTTCCGGAGCTTCCGGCAGCGCCGCCGCCCCGGCGGAGACCGGAGAGGAGAATGCGGCGGCTCCGACCCGTCCGGGCCGGTTCGGCCGCCTGACGCAGGACGAAGGGGTGCGCAAACTGACGGGCATGTACCGCAACTGGTTCCTCGACTATGCCTCCTACGTGATTCTGGAGCGTGCCGTGCCGCACGTCGAGGACGGTCTGAAACCCGTGCAGCGGCGTATCCTCCACGCCATGAAGACCGTGGACGACGGCCGCTACAACAAGGTGGCGGGCATCGTCGGCGAAACGATGAAATACCACCCGCACGGCGACGCTTCGATCAAGGACGCGCTGGTGCAGCTCGGGCAGAAGGACCTGCTGATCGACTGCCAGGGCAACTGGGGCAATATCCTGACGGGCGACGAGGCCGCCGCAGGCCGGTACATCGAGGCGCGCCTGTCGAAATTCGCGCTCGACGTGGTTTTCAACCGGAAGACTACCGAGTGGATGCGCTCCTACGACGGCCGCAACGACGAGCCGGTGACCCTTCCGATCAAATTCCCGCTGCTGCTGGCCCAGGGATCGGACGGCATCGCCGTGGGACTGGCGTCGAAGATTTTGCCCCACAACTTCGTGGAGCTCATCAACGCCGCCATCGCCCACCTCGAAGGGCGCGATTTCCAGCTCTATCCCGACTTCCCGACGGGCGGCATGGCCGACGTGAGCCGTTACAACGACGGTCTGCGCGGCGGCGCGGTGAAGGTGCGCGCGAAGATTTCGAAGATCGACAAGCGCACGCTGGCCATCACCGAAATTCCCTATACCACCACCACCGAGTCGATCAAGGAGTCGATCATCAAGGCCAACGACAAGGGCAAGATCAAGATTCGCAAGGTGGACGACAACACGGCCGACAAGGTCGAGATCGTGATCCAGGTCGCCCCCGACGAGTCGTCGGACAAGACCATCGACGCCCTCTACGCCTTCACCGACTGCGAGGTGTCGATCGCTCCGAACGCCTGCGTCATCTGGGACGAGAAGCCGCATTTCCTGGGCGTGAAGGAGATTCTGCGCCGTTCGGCCGAACATACGAAATACCTGCTGGGCCGCGAGCTGGAGATCCGCCTCGGCGAGTTGCAGGAGGCGTGGCACGCCGCGTCGCTCGAGCGCATCTTCATCGAGCACAGGCTCTATCAGCTCATCGAGGGCTGCAAGACGCGCGAAGAGGCCTATGCGGCTGTCGATAAGGGGCTGGAGCCCTTCAAGAAACAGTTGCGGCGCGAAGTGACGACGGAGGACGTGCAGAAGCTCACCGAGCTGAAGTTCATCCGTATTTCGCGCTACGACACGGAGAAGGCCGACAACGAAATCCGCCAGATCGAGGAGGATATCCGCTCGACGCAGTACCATCTGGCGCACCTGACGGAGTACGCCGTCGCCTGGTACGAGCGCATCCGCGACAAGTACGGCAAGGGGCGCGAACGCCGCACCGAACTGCGCGAGTTCGACTCGATCGAGGCGACGAAGGTGGCCGTCACCAACGCCCGGCTCTACGTGGACCGCGCCGAGGGTTTCTTCGGCATCGGCAAGTCGATGAAGGACGCCGAACCGGTCTGCGACTGCTCGGACATCGACGACGTGATCGTCTTCACGAAGGAGGGGCGCTATGTCATTACGAAGGTTTCGGACAAAGCCTTTTTCCAGAAGGGCATCTACTACATCGGTGTCTTCAAGCGCAACGACGAGCGTACGATCTACAATGTCCTCTACCGCGACGGCAAGAACGGTCCGCTGATGATGAAGCGGTGCGCCATCAAGGGCGTCACGCGCGACAAGGAGTACGACATCACGAAAGGCACGCCCAAGAGCGAGATTCTCTATATGTCTGTCAATCCGAACGGTGAGGCCGAAGTGCTGAAGGTTTACTTCAAGCCGCGTCCGCGCCTGAAGAAGGTGATCGTGGACCTCGACTTCTCGACGCTCGCCATCAAGGGCCGTCAGAGCCAGGGCAACCTCTTTTCGCGGTACGGCATCCACAAGATCGTGCTCAAGGAGCGCGGCGCCTCGACGCTCGGCGGGCTGAACGTCTGGTTCGACGAGGACGTGCGGCGTCTCAATTCGGACGGCCGCGGCAAGTGGCTCGGCGAGTTCAAGGGGGACGACAAGCTGATCGTGTGGACCTCTAAGAATCAATACTATATTACGGGGTATGACCTCGGGCAGCACTTCCCCGACGAGACGGTGCGCGTGGACCGCTACGATCCCGACCGGATTTACAGCCTCTGCTACTACGACCGGGGACAGCGGTACTACTACATGAAGCGTTTCACGGCCGAGACGAGCGACCGCCTGCAAGCGTTCCTCGACGAGGACGCCGATTTCGTCTGCGTCACCGATTGCCGTGGCGCGCAGCTCGAGATTGCCTACAAGGGGGCGCATGCCACGCGTCCGGCCGATCTGGTGGATGTGGACGAGTTCGTGGGCGTGAAGAGCCACCGGGCCAAGGGCAAGCGCTTGACGACTTACGACGTGGCCGCGCTTCGCTTCGTCGAACCCGAACTGCCGCCCGAGCCGGACGGGGAGGAAGTCCCCTCGGACGGGGATCCGGACGGAGCCTTCGGCGGGGGAAATCCGGCGGCCGCCGCTGACGGCGGTGCGGTCGGGAGCGAGGATGCCGGCAATGCCGGGAACGCCTCCGGAAACGGCGGACATGCCGGGTGTGACGGACATGCGGGAAACGGCGCGGTTCCCGGGAATCCGGAAGGCCCTGCCGGGAATGTCCCCGGAGCGGCCGGCCGGGATGCCGTAAGCCGGACCGGGAAACCCGCCGCCGCGAAGCCGGTGGCGGCGACGCACGGACTGCCTCAGTCGGGTACGGTCGCAGGGGGCGTGGAGTTCGAGATCGAACGGGCGAAAGGCGATGCGGACGAGGTGATTGACCCCGAGCAGTTAAACCTTTTCTGAAGATGGAACCGTTGTTTCTGGTGGGATACATGGGTTGCGGCAAGAGTACGCTCGGCCGCAAGCTGGCCCGGCGGCTCGGCGTTCCCTTCGCCGATACGGATGCGCTCGTCGAGCGGCGCGAAGGCGCCTCCGTGGCCGACGTCTTCCGTTACGAGGGCGAGGCGTGTTTCCGCCGGATCGAGCGCGAGGTGCTGGAGGAGACGGTCGGGGCGGGCGAAGCCGCCGTCGTCTCCACGGGCGGCGGCCTGCCCGTCTGGGGCGACAACATGGCGTATATGAACCGCGCGGGGCGGACGGTCTATCTGCGCCGGACGGCGGAGCAAATCGCCCGGCGGCTCAGCCCCTACGGACGGCAGAAGCGGCCCCGCCTGCGGGGACTCGGCGACGGGGAACTGGTGGACTTCATGACGCGCGACATGGCCTCCCGCGAACCTTTCTATGCGCAGGCTGCGCTGACCGTCGAGTGCGGCGCCTGCACGGACGACGAAATCGTGGAACGGATTCTGACTTTCCTGCGTGAATGCGAAGTACGATAACGCCCCCGTCGGGGTGTACGATTCCGGGCTGGGCGGGCTGACCGTCTGGCGCGAGATCCGCCGTGCGCTGCCCGCCGAGTCGCTCGTCTATCTGGGCGACGGCGCGAACTGTCCCTACGGGTCGCGGCCGCGCGAGGAGGTGCGGCGGCTGGCCGATGCGGCCGTCGGACGGCTCGCGGAGGCGGGGTGCAAGCTGGTCGTCGTGGCCTGCAACACGGCTACGGCCGCCGCGATCGACAGCCTGCGCTCCGGATATGCCCCGCTGCCGATCGTGGGGATGGAGCCGGCCGTGAAACCCGCCTGTCTGGCCACCCGCAGCGGGGTGGTGGGGGTGCTGGCCACCGAGCGGAGCCTCGACGGCGAGCTGTTCCGCCGCACCGCCGCGAAATACGGCGGCGGCATCGAGGTGCTGACCGTTCCGGGACGGGGCTTCGTGGAGCTGGTGGAGGCCGACCGGGAGGATACGCCCGAGGCCGAAGCCTGCGTGCGTGCCGTCGTGGAGCCGATGCTGGAGCGGGGCGCCGATCAGATCGTGCTCGGCTGCACGCACTATCCCTTTCTGCGGCCCGTGCTCGACCGCATCGTGGCGGGACGCGACGTGCGGATCGTCGATCCGTCGCCCGCCGTCGCGCGTCGGGTGGCGGAGCTGCTCGACCGCGGCGGACTGCGCGCCGCGCCGGACCACCTTCCCCGCTACGAATTCATCACCTTCGCCGACGAAGCCTATCGTCTGCGGCTCGTGCGGAAAGCCCTCGGCTGACCGGGGGAGGGAGCCGGGCCGGGTCGCATGGCCGGGATACGGATGAATGTCCGGGTTCCTTGGATGTCTTGTCCCCGTATATGATGCGAAATGAGATATGACCGGACCTACTGCGTTGTCGTCTATTGCGTTGCGTGTTCGGGTCGGTGCGATTTTTTCCGCTGCGTTTTTAATTCCGCAAATTATTCCGTATCTTCGCTTGATATTATCAAGCGTTAGACGACATGGCATCCAAAAACAGCACGAATAATACGTCGCCGGCCTCCGGCCGGAGGCCGACTGCCGAACGGACCAACGGCGACAGCATCCGCTGGATCGGGGGTTTGCTGCTCCTCTTCGCGGGACTGTTCGCCGTCGCGTCGGTCCTCTTCTCGTTCGTTAGCTGGGATGTGGACCAGAGCATCTTGCAGAAGCCGGCCGAGGAGCGCGAGCTGCTCGGCAACGAGGTGGAGAACCTCTGCGGCGAGACGGGGGCTCGGCTGGGGCGTCTGCTGGTGGACGATTCGTTCGGGGTGTTCGGCATACTGATTCCCGTGATGGTGGTGCTCGTGGGGCTGCGGATCATCCGTCAGCGTCCGCTGCTGGTGAACCATTCGCTCCTCTCGCTGTTCCTCATCCTGATTCTCGGGTCGCTGACCCTGGGATTCGCCTTCGGTGACAACTGGAGCATCTGCTGCTCGACGGGCTGGGGCGGGGCGTTCGGCATCGAGGTCGCGGCGGTGCTGCATGCCCGTATCGGGGTCTTCGGAACGTTGATCCTGCTGCTCGGCGGCTGGATTCTGACCGGCGTGTTCATCAACCGCAACTTCATCAACAAAGTCAATCGGGCGGGCAACGCGATGGTGGACCGGAGCGGGCGCATCGTGGAGACCGTGCGCCGCAGGGTGGCGGGACGCATGCCGCTCGACGAGCCGCTCGGAGGCGAGGAGTTCCGCGGGACGGAACCAGCGGCCGCGGAGCCTTCGGAACCGTCCGGAGCGCATTCGCCGGGGGCGGAAAAGGCGGTGCGGGAGCGCGGTGCGTCCGCTCTCCGGGAGAATGTGTCGCCGGATGCCGGCGAAGAGGAGATCGCCGAAGCGGAGCGGCGGGCGTGGAGTGCGGCCGGAGCGGCGCGCACGACGCCGCAGTCCCATAGCGGCGGAACGGCGGCGGAGCATCGTCCGTCGGAGCCGTTCGCCGTGGAGCGTGCCGCGGCGGAACCGGAGGCGGTCCGGCGGACTGCCGGGCCGGAAGGGGCCTCCGAAGTGCGGATTTCGCGTCCTGCCGGGGAGGAGGAGAGTCCGTTCGTCGAGCTGACGCCCGACGGCGAGCCGCTCGTGCCGGAAAAGGCGGCTCCGGCCGTTCCTCCTGCTGCGGAGGAGGAGTTTACCGAGGTGGACCTGTCGCGTCCCGACGGGCGCTTGGTGATGGGCCGCGGAGGGCTCGTGGAGCTGGAGCGCCCGGCCGTGCGGCGGGAGACCGTGTCGGACGGACCTTTCACCGAGATCACCGTAGGCGGCGGAGAGGCTCCTGCGGAGGATCTGCGCACCCTTGCGGAGCGGATCGTGGCCGAACGCGCCGGAGCGCGGCGCGACGCCGCGCGGCCCGTGTTCGAGGAGCTGTCCGTGGCGGGGACCGGAGATGCCGGCATGTCCGCCGGAGGGGAGGAACCGCACCGTGCGGGGGCCCCCGGAGCCGGAGGCCCGGACATTGCGGAGCCGGAAGCCGGGGGATACGCGGCGGAGGAAGGATACGCGGCGGCCCGTCCGGAAGGCGGCGCGGGAAGCGCGGACGGGACCGTCCCGTCCGGTGCGGCGCCGGAGGGCGGAATGCCGGGGACGAGGCCGGAAACGGCGGCGGCCGGAAGTGTTGTGCCGGGAGTTCCGGCATCGGGCCAAACGGCTCCGGGCGGTGCGCAGCGGACGGAAGGGGTCGTGGTGACGGTCGAGGCCCGCGAGGCGCGGCTGGTCGATGAACGGCGGATTCCGACGGAGGCCTACGATCCGCTGAAGGACCTGGTGAACTACCGCAGGCCGCCCGTGACGCTGCTCGAGGACTACGTTTCCGATTCGGAGGTTTCGGACGAGGAGATTTTCGAGAACAAGACCCGGATCGAGGAGACGCTCCGGAATTTCGGCATCCCGATCCAGCGTATCAAGGCCACGGTCGGCCCGACGGTGACGCTGTACGAGATCGTGCAGAAACAGGGGGTCAAGATCGCCAAGATACAGGGCCTCCAGAACGACATAGCCCAGAGCCTCAAGGCCGAATCGGGCATCCGCATCATCGCGCCGATTCCGGGCCGCGGAACGATCGGCATCGAGGTCCCGAACCGCAGCAAGCAGGTCGTGTCGATGTACTCGGCCGTCCGGTCGCTGCGCTTTCAGGAGTCGAAGGCCGAGCTGCCGGTGGTGATCGGCCGCACGATCCAGAACGAGAACTTCGTCTTCGACCTGGCGAAGATGCCCCACCTGCTCGTGGCCGGAGCCACGGGACAGGGCAAGTCCGTCGGACTGAACGCCATCATCACGTCGCTGCTCTACCGCAAGCATCCCGCGCAGCTCAAGTTCGTGATGATCGACCCCAAGATGGTCGAATTCTCGCTCTACGCCAAGGTCGAGCGGCACTTCCTGGCCAAGATGGAATCCGAGGAGGAGGCGATCATCACCGATCCCAAGAAGGCGGTCTATACGCTCAACTCGCTCTGCACGGAGATGGACAACCGGCTGGAGCTGTGCAAGAAGGCCGGAGCGCGCAATATCGCCGAGTACAACGAGAAGTTCACCGCGCGGCGGCTCAACCCGATGAACGGCCACCGCTACATGCCCTACATCGTCGTGGTGATCGACGAGTTCGCCGATCTGATCATGACGGCCAAGGAGGTCGAGACGCCCGTGACGCGGCTGGCGCAGAAGGCCCGCGCGATCGGCATTCACCTCATCATCGCCACGCAGCGTCCCTCGGTCGATGTCATCACCGGCAAGATCAAGGCCAACTTCCCGGCCCGCATCGCGTTCCGCGTGATGCAGATGATCGACTCGCGCACGATTCTGGACCGTCCGGGTGCCGACCAGTTGATCGGCCGCGGCGACATGCTCATCTCGAAGGACGGCGAGCTGACCCGTATCCAGTGCGCGCTGGTCGAGACCAAGGAGGTGGAGCGCATCGTGGACTACATTTCGAAGCAGCAGGGCTATACGTCGGCCTACACGCTGCCCGATTACACGCCCGAGAGCGGCGAAGGGGGCGGTCTGGGCAGCGAGGAGTCCTCGGCGCCGGTGAAGTACGACTCGCTTTTCGCCGAGATCGCCCGCGACGCCGTGTCGGGCGGACAGATTTCGACCTCGATGATCCAGCGCAACTACGAGGTGGGTTTCAACCGCGCGGGACGCATCATGATGCAGCTCGAGCGGGCGGGCATCGTGGGCCGTCAGCAGGGCGCCAAGCCGCGCGACATCCTCTATCACGACCTGCCGTCGCTCGAGGCCAGACTGCAGGAGCTCGGGCTGTTCTGACGGGGCGGGATACCTCGGCGGGCCGGCAGGTCGGCGCGGCGCGGAAATAAGGGAACTGAAAAAACGGAGACAAACGATGATACGACGGATATTGTATGTGGCGGCCCTCCTCGCGGGGGTGTGCGAGGCTTCGGCCGCAGGACGCGCGGAGGAGATTCTGGGCCGTGTGGCCGAGGGGTTTCGCGCGATGAAGGACTACACGGTGCGCTTCGAGGTCGCGGCGGACGAATACCGGACCCCGGGAAGCTATGCCGTGCGCGGCGGAAGCTATTACCTCCGTCTGGGCGACGATGCCGAGGTCTATTCCGACGGACGGCTCCGCTACGAGGTGGACAACCGTCGCCGCGAGGTGACCGTGACGGAGGTGAACCGCGCGAGCCGCAATATCCTCGACAACCCCGTGCGGGCGTTCGACTTCCTCGGCAGCGAGTACGATTTCTCGCTCGAAGGGGAGAGCGGCGGCCGCGCCACGGTGCGGCTTGTGCCGACGGCGGAGAACGACACTTCGGCGGGCGTGGTGACGCTCGTGGTCGATACCTCCTCGATGCGGCCCGTGTCGCTGG from Alistipes dispar carries:
- a CDS encoding outer membrane beta-barrel protein — translated: MKKLITLIVMLVFVAGELSAARLCPSKGRVMDERGGAVEYATVVLLRDSAQVTGTATDAEGRFTLKAPAGDYTLRIQYLGYDPLTRQVHVAAESDLGDFVLRSSATQIEGVVVKARIVRREADRFVVDVANAPAAAGRDGAELLERAPGVWMDGEKISINGKGGTKVFVNDRELRMEPAQLMAYLRSLRAEEIQRIEIVPTAGADHDADAAGGIVLITLRKRREDGLQGSLSLRTEQSGLIHRYGPGGNVSIHSGRLDLNVSAWGQLGSSEMDSQEETSYTAGRKRLSAASSMNDDDYNGGATLGAVYEFDGRNSLGAEFSYLHLNTQTTTGTSTDMTSGSVTNTASRYAGGNAANGYEGTFNYVRKIDTLGSTFKVLGDYAHRNTSLRNDNRSRIAPPAPAPAVDSLYRDRTRSSYDVAALTLALDKRFSKRWRLRTGIKYTRNEMRNDARYEYLRGEAWTRNEAQSFEINYTEHIAAAYGVVTASLGRWSAVAGLRGEYTHTYGRGDVGQDYFSLFPNANLSCRLSEDGAYSLVAQYARTIERPRFWTLTPQRMQISDYTYQTGNPLLDPAYKQDVSLTLVLAHKYTLTGGVILQRDEINQTTAADADNPDMLGILWVNYDDTKTWYAAANLPIQPTEWLQINMGANYMRRGQRVEQHAPETFQHILLANVSATIELPANFYVDLSYRYQSRMTFGNATVEPMQFLNAEVKKRFGRRFTLSFSARSLLDEGQEITAQGDGFVRRVITRQPWCARSYQIGITCNFKSGKAFRKKSVEAGASEDKGRM
- a CDS encoding lysophospholipid acyltransferase family protein — its product is MLSALYYLFLVLLCTFFMLLSAVALVVCWPFDRARRVVHFLSRVLVRIFFAVPPFWRQRVEGLGRIDRRRPYVIVVNHNTVIDIPALYYLPLNFRWVSKREVYKVPFFGQFLFLHGDICIDRGRAAEAMEQLLREGRMWIARGASVAVFPEGTRSKDGEIHRFKAGAFTLAKETGADILPVVLDGTKSLIGPKGLFDWRNRITIRVLPPVPAGEVASADTHELMRRVHDDMCAALADIRNNR
- a CDS encoding DNA topoisomerase IV subunit B, with protein sequence MADLLNTNPNDTYGDDAIVTLSPREHIRLRPGMYIGKLGDGSQADDGIYVLIKEVVDNSVDEFIMGAGHRVEITVEQNVVTVRDYGRGIPLKSLAAAVSEMNTGGKYGGSAFKKTVGLNGVGVKAVNMLSSEFTARSVRDGEARTVTFAKGLEQSDRWESGVAEKNGTLISFRVDEEVFGQYAYNLEYVEQMVKNYTYLNLGLTFCLNGRNYVSKNGLLDLLGENLTEEPLYAPIHLSGDDIEVAITHGTGYGESYFSFVNGQYTSQGGTHQAAFREAIAKTVKEFFHKDYDPSDIRTSVIAAISVKVTDPVFESQTKIKLGSKEIEPGVSMRNFVMDFLGKHLDDYLHKHPETAQTLQKKIVENEKERKAISGIQKKARETAKKVSLNNRKLRDCKIHFTDRSELAEQSMIFITEGDSASGSITASRDVRTQAVFSLRGKPLNCYGLTKKVVYENEEFNLLQAALNIEEDMENLRYNKVIIATDADVDGMHIRLLLTSFFLQFFPDVIRTGHLYILQTPLFRVRNRKKTFYCYSDEERQRAIAECGAGVEITRFKGLGEISSVEFKEFIGENMRLDRVRLTKDDPIHDLLEFYMGKNTFERQGFIIDNLRIEEDLVEQDLKIS